From the genome of Nicotiana sylvestris chromosome 1, ASM39365v2, whole genome shotgun sequence:
ATAGTAAACAGCAGCTGCAACTGGTACCTATATATAAAAAGAGCCCAGGTGTAACATGAAGTATAAATCCTTCAATCAGGTTACTGTCACTTCTTATCTATTATAAGAAGTGACAGACGTCAAAGTAGATTAAAATCCTTAACATATTGAATGACACGAGCCTGAAATTGTCAGCTTTAATAGAAATACCACATACCTTGTTATCCTCTAACGCAGCAATATCATATAATGAAGGCCAATCCTTCTTCTCTGCTAATAGCTGGGCCGCATCTTTGAATGGCCTCAAGGCATGGACTTCATCAAACAACCATGGGAATATCATCTACATGTTAAATTAAAAGGCGATCAACACTCTGCTCAATATACGAAAAGTTCAAACTTTCTGTTTTTCACCTAAAATAAACAAAGGGGTCTCTTAATTCCAGCTGAAAGAAATAAATGCATTCTGCAAATTTTTGACCTCAGATCAATGGTCCGTCAGACTAAATGCAAAACAAATCCATGTGATATCAGCTGAATGAGTGATTTATCAAAATGTCCATAATAAAGAAGTGTAGGCTTTATTAAATCACAAAGACAAACCTCACAACTCTGATCAACAATAAGCACCTCATGTGGGCCAGAGAAGCCCTTCAAACCCAGTACATTAAGCATGATTTCAGTAGTTCTCAGAACAGGTCCGTGGAGTATGCCTTGGGTTATGATTTCGTCCCTGATATATTGGTTGTTCATATGTCGTTCCTATTCAATCACATTGTTTAATTGATCTTTCCCCCAATCCCCAACCAAATATCCATGACTTCTTGGAGCAGTATGCAGTTGGAACTTTCTTATATTATTTTCCCCAGATGTGCCTCACAGGAAAAGTGTTAACTAAGGAAGATTTGACATTCAATCCTGTTGAACTCTAACAATAGTATTTCTTTGCATTTGTCCTCTGAGGTTTGAACTCTCACCACTGAGGGTCTATTCTCTCTTTAGTCATTCAAAAATCATCATTTCCAGCAATTTGAACCCTTAGCACCATAATTAAATCTCTTTCATTTACTAAATGAGGAAGCAACtaggaagaagacgaagaagaaaaTTGAACTTCGCTAAACAGCAAATTGAATTGTTTCTATTAAGAGAATCAATTTGCAGTTAGAACAGAATCAAGAACAACGTAGCAGTAGCTATATACATTTGCAGCAAGTAAAAGCATTATGTCGGAACTTGACCTAAGGGAAATATAGGATGTGCAACGATGAGCGCGTACATCATAGTTGCTCATAAACAAACTGAtattaatatgatttcagaatcACTATGGTCTATGCCACATCTCTACCGTGCCGTCAATGTGGAGGTCAGATCATAACAAAATTTAAGGTGGAATTAAAACTTCTGTTTGATGCTTGTTTTATATTATGGCGGTTCTTAACTAAAAACGTCTACATTGTGTCTTACCTCTCCAGTAAAAAGTACGGGGCGGCTGCCTTTTGCTGCCTCAATTGCATCGAATTTGTTCTCATTCTCAGCCCTAATTCTATGAGCAGACCATAGTGATGAGGCACCCTTCATATCAGAAAAAGCCAATGAATTAGACCGTTCAAGCATGCATGCAGAAAATAGGTATCCAAAACTATAAAAATAGATGCACAAATTCCTTTGGGCAAGTAGTCACACTGTTGTAGCCATACTCCTACTGAAAAGTTTACCTGGCAATATATGCTTTCATGCAAAAGAGCATATAAAGGGTTTGCGTCAAATGCTATCCATCTCTCATACTGCAATGTCACAAGGAATTCAAATCAGCAGATATCATCATCCAGCTCCTGCACTTCTAAATACATCTCGAATTACCAAGAAAATGCTGGCAGCTCATTCTCACAAAAATGGGCCAGAATTTCAGATCCTTAGCATCTCCTAAATGAAAAGAATCTTACAGTCTACAGtaacaaatatgaaaaaaatctttttttcttgTTAGCATTCAAGGACACAACACTTCTACAGTTATCTTAACACCTATATGTCGTCACCTCAAGTCATCATGAGCTGCTAATATGTCACTGTCCAAGATAATCCACATCTGAAAGAACTTTATTTTTGTCCAGCATCTTAAATTTATTTTGACCATGCAACAGAATATCAAATTTTCAAGAGAAACAAAACTGGTAATAACTTAACATGACatttaatttctggttcataCGAGATCACACATTGCACATGAAATATTTTTGCATTCTTCCTTATCAGGATGGTCGCTCATGTGTTCTTTTCTCTTTCCtccctttatttttttatttcttcatttGAAGTCAAAGCAGGATTAATTAGTCATGAATTATCCTATTCAAAAATTAACATCAAGAGAGTCATTAGAAGTACCATATAAATAAACAGAGAAGAATGCAGGCCACTGAAAACTTTTATACCGATTAAACTGTACAAAAAGCATTTGAACTCAATGGTAAAAAATTTAAGGAGGATATCATGGCAGCATATTTATTCATGAACCATATTTACTAATTGCTGAACTAGATCTCTAGTTTTACGCAATATTAATCAAAATTAAACTCAGAGAATAAAAATTCAATGTTTTCTCTTTGAAACAGCGATATGTATAACTCACAGCATTCAAGAAGTAGTCACTGATTCTCCTTTTTGCTCCTTGAACTATTACAGGATCCCAGACTCTCTCAAACCTATAACCATTGTATGGAAAGGTGAAGATTCAAATGTATGATATTTtgggggaaaagaaaaagaggagatAGCAAAATGATGGCTTACAGGTAATGCAACCGTTCAAAACCAGTACTAGATCCTAGACCCGAGAGACCAAGAAGTTGTAGTCCTCGAGGTGTTAAGATGCCGCCAGATGGAAGAGGCACCTATGTCACACACAGAGAAAAGGAAGGAGATAGAGTAGGGTGCAGAGAGATAGAAACATTAACTTTATTGGAAAAGTATGTATCAGATGGACTCATATGAAAAAAGTTATTGTATACAAGTATAGTTCCCTTACCCCTCCTCCTTCAGATTCTGCCAGGTAATTTACGACATCATGAACAATTTCAATATCCTGTGGAAACCTCTTGTAATATTTTTCATTCTGATGAACAAGCTGCTCAAAGCCTGCCCTGTAAACAGCATCAGCTGTGCATCCTTTTCCAATTGGAGGGAGTCCGCCGGTTATAAGAACGTGTTTGAGTCCTTTGGGAGCAAAACTCAAGTAAGTAACGGCACAAAATCCTCCGAAGCTCTGCACGATTATGGATCCAATCACACAGATGGCAATTCCAAGCATAACTAGTATCAGTATTAAGACTTCAATACATCATATGAGATGACAGTCGTACCTCAAAAGAGATTTTCAAATAATTTTCTAGAAAACATATAATCAAAGCGACAATGAAAAAAATGTTCTTGCAGTAGTCTTTTTAACAACTTGTTGAGAGAATAGCACGATCAGGTTAAGGAGAAAAAACAAATACTGAAAAGGGAAAGAACTATCCCACCTGTCCAAGTATTGTCCAAGGTCCAGCACCAGGGACAAGACGTTTTCGGATGAACTCAGCATCATGTACTATATTATCAGCTCGGAAATGTCTCAAGTAGTTAACTAAATCCTCAGCGGACTTCACTTGTGACATAGAGGATGGTGTTAATGATGTTGATAAACCTGTTCCCCTCTGCAGTAAAAGCATTGATAGAAGGAACACAGAAAATTGCTTATTTAAGTATGGTTGAACCAGAGAGATACAGAgagggggagagagagagagagagtgcgCGCCTGATCCATTAAGATTACACGGTACTCCTCGCATGCTCTGCTTATCCATCCTCCAGCTTCAGTTGGCCTTGGGCATTCAAAGCCCGGTCCACCTTGCAAATATAGCAGATATGGCAAAGGTTGTTCCTCCTTACCAACTGCAGTGTACTTGATAATCAGTAGAGAGCATAAATTAACCAAAATAAGGTTCTTCCTCCTTCTCAAAATAAATTAACCAGAAACTGTTCCTAATAGAAAATACTAACAGTTATTACTCATAGAATCAATATATACGCGTGCTAAAGTGCGTAACTTATTAACTTAATAGAACAAATGTGAAACAAGTAATTTAGTTTTGAATCTAATAGCTTAAACAGTATTTGGAAAACTACTCCTACTACTTCATATCAGTTAAGCTAAAAGTTAATGCTTCACTTCAAGAAATTACCTTCTTAGTTCTCTATGAGCTAAACCAAGACCAAACACTGCCTAAAATACGAATCAAATAGAATCAGCACATAATCACGCTAATGTCCATAAGTTAACGGAACAAATGTGAATCCATCAATCAAACAACTATACCTCAATCCAAAGTTAGTTGCAATCCACTATATGAAGATCATTAGACAGAGTAAACAAATGAAAATCCATAATGATGAACCAAATTAGAGTAACATATACCAGCAACGACTTCCCGAGCGAATACGGAGATTTTAGGGGAGGAAGAGTGATCGAGAGAGTAGTTGAGAGGAACGTTAAATCGATGATCGCGCAATCGGAGGTCGGGAGCGGAATACCAACCGCCGGCGATGTGGTCCGCCGTGGAGTTTCCGTCGACGGCGGCCATCTTGTTGGCGACCGTGGCAGTTAGTTTTGGTAGTGAAGGAGTGGGAGTGGAGATATTTTGTTCGAAGTGGAGAGAGCGAAAAAATGGGAGTAGAAAATGGGAATCGGAGGTGAAGATGGAGGAGTGGCTTTATCAATGACGAATGAAGTGCCCGCATTTTGACTTCCGAGTTTACTTTGTTGGTCAAGAGTTATCTATTTCATATTATCCAACTCATGAAAAAAGGTGATAATTCTAATTACTTAGGAGTACATTATTTatctaaaaaaaataagaagaattaATTATATACTCCCTATATATATTATGCATAAAGAGAAGGTACAAGCTATAATATTTCACACTAGAAAAGAAGATGGTGATAAGAATggagagtgagggtgtgctatgCTTCATTCTTCTTTAGCAACCTAAGAGAAATAGATCATTTTTCTATCttccttattttacttactatatttggTAAGTTATTTTTCTGTAGCATTAAGCTTACCTTTTGTCGTAGTATTAAATATACTATATTTAAttggaaaaataaaaaagttcAATTTCATCCAAATTATCgactcatcaaaataaaaatataagagaAAAAAAGTTTTGTCACTTGCCGTGAAGTTTGAAAGGCACCAACTAGAACTTCATAAATCATAAAATAGGAATATAAAATTAAACTTGCACACATTTAAACTATCCGATAAGCTTATGAGCGATACCATTCCATAATAGATTAATATTTCTGAGCTTTAATCTGACACCCTTTTAACAATAAAATTAGTTCAAAAACTGAAAGAAAtagaaattgaaattataaaaacATATAGTACAATTTACAGAACTCCAATATAAATTCAGAAGTGTATATTTTTAAGTAGTgcaatttattttataatttgcTAGAGGGAGACCCGCGCAAAATTGTGTGAGACTTAGACTATCCAATCCCAGTACGAGGTTTCACATTCAACTGGCAAGTACCGCTGCTTCTGAAACTCTGAGAACAATGAAACTCCCAGCTACAACAAAATCCCTCCTTCATCTTCCTAAAACAAGCACTATCGTCGGACTGAGACACTTCTCCGGTGAGCTCGACGATCCACATAAACCGCTTCCGCCGCCGCAGCCAATCTCAGAAATAGTGTCCCTCCTCAACACTACCGATCACAATGACTGGAATTCCAACCCACAGCTTGTTGAATTCCTTCACACCCCTCCTTTTCCAACTTCCCTTCTCAAAATCACCCGTCAATTGGGATCCACGGAAAAAGCTTTACAGTTCTTTGAATTCTTCAAAAGTCGTAGCTCCAGTTCATCATCAAGCCCTTCTTCTCtttccttcacatttcaagctaTTCTTGAACAAGCAATGCATGAAGAAAAATCTGACGTAACCAGTAAGCTTTACCAGCTTTTTTCCTTTGCTAAAGATAGAGAAATCCCTTTATCTATTAATGCTGCGACTCTTCTTATACGATGCTTTGGCCGAGCCAAAATGCTTGAGGAATCGATAGCCGTGTTCAATGCACTAGACCCTGAATCAAGAAACACAAATGTGGTTAATTTGCTGTTAGATTGCCTGTTTCGTGGCGGGAATACTGATGATGGGTTCAAGGTGCTCGACGAAATGCTCGAAAGGGAGAGTAGTTTCCCGCCGAATGAGAGTACGATGGATATTGTTTTATCTGCTATTTGGAAGAGAAATTGGGTTGGGAGGAGGATGAGTGTGGAGGAAATTTGTGGACTTGTTGTGAGATTCTTCGAACATGGTGTGTTCTTGGATGATGTGTGGCTTACTAAATTGATTACCAACTTTTGCCGAAGCGGGAAGTGTAATAAGGCTTGGGACCTTTTGCATGATATGATGAGGTTGGGTGGTCAGGCGGAAGCTGTTTCATTTAATGCCCTTTTGAGTGGGTTGGGTAGGGAGCGTGATTTTGAAAAGATGAATTTGCTTATGAATGAGATGAAGGAAAAGGAAATTAAACCAGATGTTGTGACATTTGGGATTCTCATCAATCATTTATGCAAAAGTTACAAGGTCGATGAGGCAATGCAGGTGTTTGAGAAGATGGGAGGCAGTGAAAGTGATGGCGTTCTTGTTAAGCCGGACCTTGTTATCTACAATACATTGATTGATGGGCTTTGTAAGGTAGGGAGGCAGGAAGAAGGGTTTAAGTTGatggaaaagatgaggctggaGAGTGGATATGAACCTAATACTGTTACCTATAATTGCTTGATAGATGGTTTTTGCAAAGCAGGCGAGATTGAGAGGTCATACGAGCTTTTTGACCGGATGAAAAAGGGCGGGGTTGTGCCAAATGTGATTACTCTGAATACTTTGCTTGATGGAATGTGCAAGCATGGGAGAGTTAACAGTGGTATAGAGCTTTTTGCTGAGATGCAAGGGAAAGGTGTAAAGGGGAATGCGATCACTTACACCATCCTCATTACTTCCTTTTGTAGTGTCAATAATATTGACAAAGCAATGAAGTTATTTAATGAAATGTCAGAAAATGGGTGCTTCCCTGATGCCAAAGTGTACTACAGTTTGATTTTGGGCCTTTGCCAGGCTCGAAGAACGACCGAAGCTTCCTGTGTCGCTTCAAAGGCGAAAGAAGCTGGGTTTGGGTTGGACATTATCTGCTATAATGCTCTGATTGGGGGATTTTGCAGGAAAAATAAGATTGATGAAGCTCATAGTATGCTTAGAGACATGGAGGAGGCAGGTATCAAACCTGATCGCTACACCTACAACACTTTGATATCATATTTCAGCCAGAAGGAGCAATTTGCAACTGCCCGTAGAGTTATGAAGGGGATGATTGATGATGGTTATTTGCCTAATGTTGTTACATATGGAGCACTAATACATGCATATTGTTTAGCTGGAAATGTTGATGAAGCTATGAAAATATTCCAGAATATGAGTTCTTCTACAAATGTGCCACCAAACACTGTCATATACAATACTTTGATCGACGCTCTCTGCAAGAGTGACAAAGTAGAAGCTGGTATTTCTTTGTTGGGTGATATGAAGGACAAAGGGGTAAGACCAAATACCATCACATACAATGCCATCTTTAAAGGCCTTCAGGAAAGGAATTGGGTGGAAAAGGCATTTGAAATAATGGACCAAATGACTGAAAATGCATGTAATCCTGACTACATTACCATGGAAGTCCTAACCCAATGGCTTTCTGCCATTGGTGAAACAGAAAAATTGCGAAGCTTTCTGGAAGGATATGAGGTTTCTACTTCAACTGCCTAATACTAACTGGAGTGGAGGATATCCTTCCTAGTTCCGCTGTGATATTCACTGGGTATGGTGGAGATTCTTTTACAGTCAGTTGAGGTCCCATTTGGATACCTTTCTCAGCCTTTCGGCTAAGATCAAGTGGAATGTGCGAGGCCCCATTTGATCTTCAAGCTCTGTGCTGTCATTTGAGATAGCTGCTTTGATGCATAAGTTGTTGAGTAGGTACACAAATCATGTTCTATGAAGACATCTCCATCCATCTTGCCCTTCTGATGAACTGAAAATCATTCCAACATGACAAAATGATGTTACAAGTTTGGTGGGTGTGCTACGccaagaatttttgtattttgaCATTTCATCCAAGTTGTAGTTGGTTTAATGCAAGATGAAGTTTATGTATGCTTATACTGTGTCAACTTTGTTTTGAGCTTAATATTTTGGCTTTGGACGTATCTCAATGCTATTCCTCTTTCCTTTTTATGTATACGAGATAGAGAATCAAATAACTAGTGAGTTCCTTTGAACATTTCGTGAATTTGAGTGTGAGATGTAAGCACCAACACTTTTATGATCCTTCATTTAAAGGAAAGAAGAACATAGTGTTCTTGCTACTaactttttctctttcaaaaatatgAGATGTACTTGGGTGATTAGTTAAGGTTCTTTCTATTTCTTGATAAAGCATTTTTCAGAGCTTTCAggtcaaacttaagaaaattCTTAAAACCAATAATCAAGTGCCAGTGTTTGCTGAAGCTGGTGGGCTTCAGTCCTATTACTTTGATTCTGTAATTCCTAAAAGCATCATAACTATTCATCGTCTTTGGTCATTCTTTCTAATGCCTAAAGTTCCTCTTCCACAGATAGCATTCAAGTTTGATCATCATTCTCTACGGTGGAAAGCCTTAAAACCTAGTACTtcaagaaaacagactcaaattTCTTACCTGGATCTATTCAATGGCCAAGGTTCAATCCCTAAATCTTTCTATTTCCTGTCTTCTCGATATACACCATGTCATTCTTTTGCTCTTCAAGGTTGAAGAAGTGAATATGAATATTTTGAGTGTCTTGTATTTTCACAATAAGCGGAATGAGATTACCCTTTTTATGATATATGGTGCTTTGTCCTTGAATGCAGTGTTCATGCTTGGCCTgtaagttttctttctttttcctattttgcTATAACAGTCTTTTTTTTTGGTTCTTTCCTAGGGAGAAATATGCTTTTCTGGCTCTTTGTAAATGTTTTGGACACATCAAACATGTCCTTATTAATTAAGGAGCTGGCTAATCAGAGCATAAACAGGGCATCTTAGAATGAAGTTCCTTGTCTTAATTGAGGAGTAAAAGGTGATTGGAGGAGTTCCTTTCTGCCTGAGCATTTCACTCCCCGGTGAATTTTACTCTTTCACGGCGATCTTTAGGTTGAAAAATGTTGAAAATTAAACATTGAAGTTTGAACTTTCATTTTCCAATAGTTAGAACTTGGAATGCCACCCGGTATTTGGAGGTGTCTAATTCAGTCGAAAAGCAAAACTTGTGGCTGTTGGGGATAAATTGGCAAGCAAATTTCCCAAGATTCCATTTGGTAGGACTCAAAATCTCCAAACATAATTAGTAGCACAAACACTCAAGCACACTAACATGAACAACCACCACAAAATGTATGCAAAAGTTAACAATTGAAAAAACTCAAATCATTGATAATGATTACTATAAAATTAACATTTTAACAGCCAAGGGATTTTTACCCAAATTCTATGTACCTTATCATCCAATATACTCCTATTATCCTAACAAAGAACATTGGAATCAAACTcctcttttttcctttgttctctacAAGTCTCTCTACAATGATGGGGAATGGAATTATACCTTACACGTACAAAAAGAGAAAcataactaaaaaaaaattaaaaaaagacaTGGAGATTTCAAGATTCTCTATTGCTTTCTGTCTATATCTCTAACGGACAAAAAGATACTCCTACAACTACAAGTGAAAAAAGAAAAGTGAATAAGAAGAAAAGCATCATTTCTTCAACTTTTTCTCACGTCTACTTTTTCCGGCAAGTCAAACACCGCCTGCTGCGGTGGTTGTAGCATTATTTGTCAGCCAAGGAAATTGCACAGACCCCGGAAAGTTATCGGAGAAACAATCTCCGGTGGCATTAGCGGCGAGCTCTTCTAACCCCTCAAAAAAATCATCATCTGCAGGTTCCATGTTATCTAATCCCATATTAGAACTGCCAAATTCATCATCATCGTCTTCGAAAATGTCCTCTTTCTCTTCCCTGCTGCTATCTTGCTTCCCCGTCGCCGGAGAATTGCACGCCGGTGAAGATACGGGTGATGAGCTAGTTGGTTTGTTAGAATCACTTGGTGTGCCAGCTTCGGAGTTCACCGGCTTCTGGCGGGTACTTCCAGCGAGAGAGTTCCGGTGAGTTGGCATAGGGTGGTTGTGCTCTGATGTGTAGGTGACAATGAACATATTCGGGTCGGATCTATTTCGCTCCACTTGTTTCCGGGCCGAACAACCCTTTGAGGTGCTACACCTGTAATATCCCCTGTTTACACCAAAGAAATGAACCAAAGTTAGTCTCaaaattaagaataaaaaaataaattgttgaaaaaggacttTGTTTTTGTGTTTTAAGTAGCCTAAAATGTACTAAAAGAAAGTTATTAAGGAACATACCTTGGGTATGGGGAGCCTTTGATGGGTTTTTGTCCATATTTTCTCCAAGACCACATGTCAGAAGATAAACCCTCAGCTGGTACTTGACATACCTTCTTCAATTGGTTTTTCCTgataaaaagaaatagaaaatccATATAAAtgtgagaaaaagaaaaacagaagcTGAATTCATTATATGGTTATGTACAAACTGACAAAGGTCTAATCTTTCCATCCAGAAACTTCATTTTTTTCTCatagaattaaaattaaaagaatgaaaagaaaagttaaaaaaaaaaatagttaaagtTACCTTCTTTTAGGTCTTGGGCTTTGAGTATGTGAAACACTAGTTGTACTATTTGTGGAACCATTTACAGACAGAGACTGCTTGGGTTGTGTTAGTACTCTTGTATTTAGCTGATGaatatgttgttgttgctgctgttttaTTAGAGTTTGTTGGGGTGATAGATCTTGTAGTCCTCCAAGAACAGAGAGGGGTGAAATAGGTATATTTTGAGGAGAAAGAGGTGCCTGTTGTTGTGGTTGAGATTTGGGGAAGAAAGGCTTGTAAAGATTATGCAACTCTTCAAAAGCAGTATTGTTGGGGTTGTCAAATCTTGGCACAAACGGATCTTGAAAGCTAAAAAAGTTTCCATCTTGTCTTGGTTGGAAGCTGCAAAAAGTAGTAGGAGTAGTAGTAGTGGCGGCGGTGctggtggtagtggtggtggtTGCGGCGGTGGAACTAGCGGCGCAGCCTCTGACCACCGCATGTAGATCCCAATCATCCTCCatattctttctccttttgctaTGGCCTTGACTTTTGGATAGAGAGAGGAagtggaaagaaaaagaagacaaaagaaggcGCTGACTTTGGCTAGAGAGAGAGATTGGGAAAGGGATCTGAGGAGAGGTGTAAATGAGTGGAATACATTTATCATTTATAGAAAGAGAGTGTGTGTATTTGTGATTTGGCTGGTTTTCATTACATTACTAAGTCTAGAGAGAGAAGGTGGGGGACAACACCATTTTCATTTTGATTTCTATCTAACGTCTAGCTCTTTCTTTTACCCATATTAGTACTTGTTTTGTCCTCAATATTTCAAGCTTTAAGTTGTCAAAGTAAGATCTATGTGCTAATTACAATTTCAAAATAGGTGTATTAGTTTGAGACACATTCTTGTAAGTCTAATATTACAATAATAACAACTGAGTGTAATCTCATAATTGAGGTCTGagaagggtaatgtgtacgcaaaccttataTCTACCTTATAAAGATAGAAATATTATTTCTGATAGACCATTGGTTCAAGAAACAATAGAGATAAGATAAAGGAGTCAAGTAGTAAACAAAAGTGACAACAATGCATTATGCTGACAGGCGTGAATGACACACTAACAACAACtaacaacaatagcaacaacaacaacatataataataaaaaaccaTGACTAAGATAATGCAAAAATAGTCTTAGTACTACTGGTAGGCCTAGGTAGTGGCGAAACTAGGAATTTCTCCAAGAGTGTTCAAATTTTTAAGAAAGTATAAAAATTCCCGACAAAGAATgttcaatatatattatatacctctaaggggtcgtttggtatgaggtataagaaggtataagggtagtataaaaatttaataccaccttaatactctgtttgattagcaaatcaggtataagttatcccggtattaattttaacaccgggataacttataccttatagaaggtgggtaattagcaccggtataacttatacgttcttcttagaaattatgcaattgtcattcttaatacaacataccaaacaatgaataaataacaatctcagcataacttatcccaatataacgtataccggcataacttataccggtataaatcATATtctaaccaaacgacccctaaatatAATATTTTGTCTATGTACACATTGTAATGACCATGTCGCTTCGCCACTTGGCCAAAGACCCGAATCATCGACCTGCATACCTTCCTATAATGGGTCAT
Proteins encoded in this window:
- the LOC104219895 gene encoding uncharacterized protein gives rise to the protein MAAVDGNSTADHIAGGWYSAPDLRLRDHRFNVPLNYSLDHSSSPKISVFAREVVAVGKEEQPLPYLLYLQGGPGFECPRPTEAGGWISRACEEYRVILMDQRGTGLSTSLTPSSMSQVKSAEDLVNYLRHFRADNIVHDAEFIRKRLVPGAGPWTILGQSFGGFCAVTYLSFAPKGLKHVLITGGLPPIGKGCTADAVYRAGFEQLVHQNEKYYKRFPQDIEIVHDVVNYLAESEGGGVPLPSGGILTPRGLQLLGLSGLGSSTGFERLHYLFERVWDPVIVQGAKRRISDYFLNAYERWIAFDANPLYALLHESIYCQGASSLWSAHRIRAENENKFDAIEAAKGSRPVLFTGEMIFPWLFDEVHALRPFKDAAQLLAEKKDWPSLYDIAALEDNKVPVAAAVYYEDMYVNFKLSKETASQIAGIRLWITNEYMHSGLRDAGSKVLDHLLAMLNGKKPLF
- the LOC104219893 gene encoding pentatricopeptide repeat-containing protein At3g61520, mitochondrial, producing the protein MKLPATTKSLLHLPKTSTIVGLRHFSGELDDPHKPLPPPQPISEIVSLLNTTDHNDWNSNPQLVEFLHTPPFPTSLLKITRQLGSTEKALQFFEFFKSRSSSSSSSPSSLSFTFQAILEQAMHEEKSDVTSKLYQLFSFAKDREIPLSINAATLLIRCFGRAKMLEESIAVFNALDPESRNTNVVNLLLDCLFRGGNTDDGFKVLDEMLERESSFPPNESTMDIVLSAIWKRNWVGRRMSVEEICGLVVRFFEHGVFLDDVWLTKLITNFCRSGKCNKAWDLLHDMMRLGGQAEAVSFNALLSGLGRERDFEKMNLLMNEMKEKEIKPDVVTFGILINHLCKSYKVDEAMQVFEKMGGSESDGVLVKPDLVIYNTLIDGLCKVGRQEEGFKLMEKMRLESGYEPNTVTYNCLIDGFCKAGEIERSYELFDRMKKGGVVPNVITLNTLLDGMCKHGRVNSGIELFAEMQGKGVKGNAITYTILITSFCSVNNIDKAMKLFNEMSENGCFPDAKVYYSLILGLCQARRTTEASCVASKAKEAGFGLDIICYNALIGGFCRKNKIDEAHSMLRDMEEAGIKPDRYTYNTLISYFSQKEQFATARRVMKGMIDDGYLPNVVTYGALIHAYCLAGNVDEAMKIFQNMSSSTNVPPNTVIYNTLIDALCKSDKVEAGISLLGDMKDKGVRPNTITYNAIFKGLQERNWVEKAFEIMDQMTENACNPDYITMEVLTQWLSAIGETEKLRSFLEGYEVSTSTA
- the LOC104219892 gene encoding WRKY transcription factor 22-like yields the protein MEDDWDLHAVVRGCAASSTAATTTTTTSTAATTTTPTTFCSFQPRQDGNFFSFQDPFVPRFDNPNNTAFEELHNLYKPFFPKSQPQQQAPLSPQNIPISPLSVLGGLQDLSPQQTLIKQQQQQHIHQLNTRVLTQPKQSLSVNGSTNSTTSVSHTQSPRPKRRKNQLKKVCQVPAEGLSSDMWSWRKYGQKPIKGSPYPRGYYRCSTSKGCSARKQVERNRSDPNMFIVTYTSEHNHPMPTHRNSLAGSTRQKPVNSEAGTPSDSNKPTSSSPVSSPACNSPATGKQDSSREEKEDIFEDDDDEFGSSNMGLDNMEPADDDFFEGLEELAANATGDCFSDNFPGSVQFPWLTNNATTTAAGGV